A stretch of Crossiella cryophila DNA encodes these proteins:
- a CDS encoding ATP-binding protein, with amino-acid sequence MGARTTPELLDREDELARLTEEAALSAAGSARVVLVEGPAGIGKTSLVQHFTNGAVADTATVLRAWCGEWERAPAFGMVRQLFRPLLAGVARDDLLSGPAGPAALVLTEDAAAEPPADAPFAVLHGLYWLCANAARRGPLVLVVDDAHLADAPSLRWLRYAGRRLRGYPVLFLLTRRTSDRDAPPDPLAWLATDPRCGLIRPGLLSEAGLGRLLTNALAEPPTPELVRACHQATGGNPLLARSLAMDPAGPRELSRFTSLRFADTVRGWLAGFTEAGRAFAGALAVLGECADPGLLARLTGLDLADCRRAGDHLWQLGLLRPGLPLRWSHPLLREVVYEQLGPRQRDDWHRRAATLLHDDGAPLEQVCAHLRQAAPAADPWTVSLLCGAATQAIGRGAPDVAADYLARALAEPPPAAERVEVVVRHGLAAAFVSPADSIEHLLGVLPEIADPPTRLRVAVALSETLTGQGREPEAIEVLGRAADELAGSEPDVARILRGRWLMMSVDHSAAHRAEVLATDGAALPCATPGERVGLVALAHGKALYNAPARETAALAARALRATPVAELANPLHTSSVAALTWADELDLAAHYSDQAIAGARRTHSIPGLGLHLALRAQVSLFAGKLAEAELFAGQADELVPEELAGFMRFIQLGVHGSVLLDQGRAAEAEELLHSLAVPVTRTVIGAEFHQAVLARIRIERGEVRAGLTELLAVGEVMRTAGHDNPVAVPWRAWAVRALLTLNEQAEAVRLAEESLELARQWGTARAIGTALGLLGLATGDLALLAEATGQLAGAPVELTRALLDTGALLAERGDLPAARTALRRALETADRCGAGGLAAAARDRLAAAGGRFPTRPAAGLPALSQSERRVVELAAGGYTNRRIAAELHLTLRTVETHLSTSYRKLGIRSRAELPGQAG; translated from the coding sequence GTGGGCGCACGCACCACCCCTGAGCTGCTGGACCGCGAGGACGAGCTGGCCAGGCTGACCGAGGAGGCCGCCCTGTCCGCGGCCGGGTCGGCCCGGGTGGTACTGGTGGAAGGCCCGGCCGGAATAGGCAAAACCAGTTTGGTTCAACATTTCACCAACGGCGCCGTCGCGGATACCGCCACCGTGCTGCGGGCCTGGTGCGGGGAATGGGAACGGGCCCCGGCATTCGGCATGGTCCGGCAGCTTTTCCGGCCACTGCTGGCCGGGGTGGCCCGGGACGACCTGCTCTCCGGACCGGCCGGGCCCGCCGCACTGGTGCTGACCGAGGACGCCGCCGCCGAGCCGCCCGCGGACGCCCCGTTCGCGGTGCTGCACGGGCTGTACTGGTTGTGCGCCAACGCCGCCCGCCGCGGACCGCTGGTACTGGTGGTGGACGACGCGCACCTGGCGGACGCGCCCTCACTGCGCTGGCTGCGCTATGCCGGGCGGCGGCTGCGCGGCTACCCGGTGCTGTTCCTGCTCACCAGGCGGACCAGCGACCGGGACGCGCCACCGGACCCACTGGCCTGGCTGGCCACTGATCCGCGCTGCGGGCTGATCCGGCCCGGCCTGCTCAGCGAGGCCGGCCTTGGCCGGTTGCTGACCAACGCGCTGGCCGAGCCGCCGACGCCGGAGCTGGTGCGGGCCTGTCACCAGGCCACCGGCGGCAACCCGCTGCTGGCCCGCTCACTGGCCATGGACCCGGCCGGTCCGCGCGAGCTGTCCCGGTTCACCAGCCTGCGTTTCGCCGACACCGTGCGCGGCTGGCTGGCCGGGTTCACCGAGGCGGGCCGGGCCTTCGCCGGAGCCCTCGCCGTGCTGGGCGAGTGCGCGGATCCCGGCCTGCTCGCCCGGCTGACCGGGCTGGACCTGGCCGACTGCCGCCGGGCCGGGGACCACCTGTGGCAGCTGGGATTGCTGCGGCCGGGACTGCCACTGCGCTGGAGTCATCCGCTGCTGCGCGAGGTGGTCTACGAGCAGCTCGGCCCGCGGCAACGGGATGACTGGCATCGCCGCGCCGCCACCCTGCTGCACGATGACGGCGCGCCGCTGGAGCAGGTGTGCGCGCACCTGCGGCAGGCCGCGCCGGCCGCGGATCCGTGGACGGTGAGCCTGCTCTGCGGCGCGGCCACCCAGGCGATCGGCCGGGGCGCGCCGGATGTGGCCGCGGACTACCTGGCCCGCGCGCTGGCCGAACCACCCCCGGCCGCCGAGCGGGTGGAGGTGGTGGTGCGGCACGGCCTGGCCGCGGCCTTCGTCAGTCCGGCCGACAGCATCGAGCACCTACTCGGGGTGCTGCCGGAGATCGCCGATCCGCCCACCCGGCTGCGGGTCGCGGTGGCGCTCTCGGAAACGCTGACCGGGCAGGGCCGGGAGCCGGAGGCGATCGAGGTGCTCGGCCGGGCCGCGGACGAGCTGGCCGGGTCCGAACCGGATGTGGCCCGGATCCTGCGTGGGCGCTGGCTGATGATGAGCGTGGACCACTCGGCCGCGCACCGGGCCGAGGTCCTGGCCACCGACGGCGCCGCCCTCCCCTGCGCCACCCCTGGCGAGCGGGTCGGACTGGTCGCGCTGGCGCACGGGAAAGCGCTGTACAACGCCCCGGCCAGGGAAACCGCGGCGCTGGCCGCGCGGGCGTTGCGGGCCACCCCGGTGGCCGAGCTGGCCAACCCGCTGCACACCTCCAGCGTCGCCGCGCTGACCTGGGCCGACGAACTGGACCTCGCCGCGCACTACTCGGATCAGGCCATTGCCGGGGCCCGGCGCACCCACTCCATCCCCGGCCTGGGCCTGCACCTGGCCCTGCGTGCCCAGGTGTCGTTGTTCGCCGGGAAACTGGCCGAGGCCGAGCTGTTCGCGGGACAGGCCGATGAGCTGGTGCCGGAGGAGCTGGCCGGGTTCATGCGGTTCATCCAGCTCGGCGTGCACGGTTCGGTGCTGCTGGACCAGGGCCGGGCGGCCGAGGCCGAGGAGTTGTTGCACAGCCTCGCGGTGCCGGTGACCAGGACGGTGATCGGGGCCGAGTTCCACCAGGCGGTGCTGGCCCGGATCCGGATCGAACGCGGCGAGGTGCGGGCCGGGCTGACCGAGTTGCTGGCGGTGGGCGAGGTGATGCGGACGGCAGGGCACGACAACCCGGTCGCGGTGCCCTGGCGGGCCTGGGCGGTGCGCGCCCTGCTCACCCTGAACGAGCAGGCCGAGGCGGTGCGGCTGGCCGAGGAGTCCCTGGAACTGGCCCGGCAGTGGGGAACCGCGCGGGCCATCGGCACCGCACTGGGCCTGCTGGGACTGGCCACCGGCGACCTGGCGCTGCTCGCCGAGGCCACCGGCCAGCTCGCCGGGGCTCCGGTGGAGCTGACCAGGGCACTCCTGGACACCGGCGCGCTGCTGGCCGAGCGCGGGGACCTGCCCGCCGCCCGGACCGCGCTGCGCCGGGCCCTGGAGACCGCGGACCGGTGCGGGGCCGGTGGCCTGGCCGCGGCCGCGCGGGACCGGCTGGCCGCCGCGGGCGGACGGTTCCCGACCCGCCCGGCGGCCGGGCTGCCCGCGCTGTCCCAGAGCGAGCGGCGCGTGGTGGAGCTGGCGGCCGGCGGCTACACGAACCGGCGGATCGCCGCCGAACTGCACCTCACCCTGCGCACCGTGGAAACCCACCTGAGCACCAGCTATCGCAAGCTGGGCATCCGCTCCCGGGCCGAACTTCCTGGCCAGGCCGGATGA
- a CDS encoding YbaB/EbfC family nucleoid-associated protein, whose product MSADLERLAAEFEKFQAKIKQAEVKFAGVGEMQERLGQLEASVTSRDRTVTVTAAAGGTVTGIQLSPDAVRQPAPALAATIMSTLNAAVAEAVRRQAGIVDETVGAAFGLSATEQVRQAQEQNLGTAVEELTSHHGKAQAQPKARPVKRDDDEYFGEYSVYGDEEPRH is encoded by the coding sequence GTGTCCGCCGACTTGGAGCGGCTTGCCGCCGAGTTCGAGAAGTTCCAGGCCAAGATCAAGCAGGCCGAGGTGAAGTTCGCCGGCGTCGGGGAGATGCAGGAACGCCTCGGCCAGCTCGAAGCCTCGGTGACCTCCCGGGACCGCACCGTGACGGTGACCGCGGCCGCCGGTGGCACGGTGACCGGCATCCAGCTCAGCCCGGACGCGGTGCGCCAGCCCGCCCCCGCGCTGGCCGCCACCATCATGTCCACCCTCAACGCCGCGGTCGCCGAGGCCGTGCGCCGCCAGGCAGGCATCGTGGACGAGACCGTCGGCGCGGCCTTCGGCCTCAGCGCCACCGAACAGGTCCGCCAGGCCCAGGAGCAGAACCTGGGAACCGCGGTCGAGGAACTCACGTCACACCACGGCAAGGCGCAGGCCCAGCCGAAGGCCCGCCCGGTCAAACGGGACGACGACGAGTACTTCGGCGAGTACAGCGTTTACGGCGACGAAGAACCCCGGCACTGA
- a CDS encoding WXG100 family type VII secretion target — MTGPGKVKVNVPALTNYAKQLEYYSSEADKFGRLVDQADVTNEAWGVMGAFAKGAYTDRLGELRELLAAMKEGVADLSGKLLDTAAIYKGAEDDAVIKFGKHEARIDGPRGGKKKP; from the coding sequence ATGACAGGCCCCGGCAAGGTGAAAGTCAACGTTCCCGCGCTGACGAACTACGCCAAGCAGCTGGAGTACTACAGCTCCGAGGCGGACAAGTTCGGCCGCCTGGTCGACCAGGCCGATGTGACCAACGAGGCATGGGGTGTCATGGGCGCCTTCGCCAAGGGCGCCTACACCGACCGGCTCGGCGAGCTGCGCGAGCTGCTGGCGGCGATGAAGGAGGGCGTCGCGGACCTCTCCGGCAAGCTCCTGGACACCGCCGCGATCTACAAGGGCGCCGAGGACGACGCGGTGATCAAGTTCGGCAAGCACGAGGCCAGGATCGACGGCCCGCGCGGGGGGAAGAAGAAGCCATGA